The genomic stretch GACCTTTTCCTCCGCCTTCCCCGGCGAAGCATATAAGGGCTGTGTTGGCTCGGAGACAAGGGAAGAAGGAAACTGCGGCGATACCGGAAGATTCGGAGGAGGCTGCAGGGGATTTGGACAAGAGATTTGGATTCTCGAAGGATTTTACTAGTAAGTTGGAGGTTGGAGAAGAAGTTGGTAGAGGGCATTTTGGGTATACTTGTTCTGCTAAGTTCAAGAAGGGTGAGCATAAGGGTCAACAAGTAGCTGTAAAAGTCATTCCTAAAGCAAAGGTTAATCATGTTCTTTTACCATCTATGACTAAAATTGTATTTGTTCAATGTTGATACTTGATGAATCACTTGTTACCTTAAGGAGTATTGCTATATGCTTGGAGTTCTTTCTAATTTGGGAGATTTATTCACCTATTAGCTTGATAATCCATATGATGTTTTAGGTTGTTTTGCTCACTTGGTATTAAGGATTTGATGTTGAGGATTATTTGTCTAGAATGGTTTGGAAATGTTTTTCTAGAACTTGCAATGGAGTGTTGGTTTGAGTTTTTGGTGAAAATTGGGTAGATCAGCCTCTTTTAGTACCTCCGTAGCACCGAAACCTCCGAATAAAGGCACGATACCGACACTTGTGATTAcatttaattaattcatttttttcaaattattactTATATCAACGTGTCTTGTGCTTCATAGTTTAATACTCTTTTTCCGAGCTTGATCTAATTGTTAGCTTAATGTTGATAAAACTTATTGGAGTTAAACTTGAGAAATTAAGACTATAGCAATTGAATTGGCCTTGGAGTTTGGATGATATTGTTCTTTACTATGTAGAATTTTGTTACTTTTCCATTCTTTATTCTAAGTTTGTCGCCCGTGGTGtgttttgtttttgtttcctTGCACCGGATTGAGTTTTGTAAAGCGAACCAAGCATATGTATGTATTACATATTCATCTTTATATGTTTTGGTGCCAGATGACAACAGCAATTGCAATTGAAGATGTAAGAAGGGAGGTGAAAATATTGCGAGCTTTAAACGGGCACAGCAATTTGGTACAATTCTATGATTCATTTGAAGACCAAGAAAATGTCTACATTGTCATGGAGTAAGTTTGGGGGTATCTGTTTCCTTTTTCAATTTTGAACTTCGTAGGGCTTTGCGCATCCTAGTTAAGAAATTTATTTATctatacatacatacattataTTCACTTCCTCTAATGAGTCTTTTTAAACTTTCTTTGTTAAATAATTTGCATGAacattttatttcattaattCAACTAGTAGATTAGACGTTCTTTTTTAAGTAGATCAAATCTACAAACATTCGTGCAATTTAAGAAATAATAAgtaattaatattttttgtttaTATAGCATTTTCATAAGTTACTGGATACTATTTATGTTTCAGGTTATGTGAAGGGGGAGAGCTATTAGATATGATACTATCAAGGTGAATTCCTATATTGTTAATAATGGGAAATAGCGCTGTTATCAGCATCGGGGTGGGTAGCCACACCCAAAAGCAGCGTCGTAACAGCAATTACGGCTGTTTTCACGGCGTGATTTCAATAATGAAGTTTAATTTTATAATTGCACCTTGTCACTTACTAGCTACATGTTCTATTGCTTCTTCAGAGGAGGGAAATACTCAGAAGATGATGCGAAGGCTGTCATGGTACAAATACTAAATGTTGTTGCATTTTGTCATCTTCAGGGTGTGGTGCATCGAGATCTTAAGCCCGAGGTGAGTACCTACTGTTTGTATTATATGAATCAAGTTTAAATTGATTTAGTATTTCAATTCTGAAATGATTGATTATTGTCTGACCAACCAACCACCTTGCATTTTCTCATTCAGAATTTTTTGTACACTTCAAAAGACGAAAGTTCCGAGTTAAAAGCTATAGACTTTGGATTATCAGATTTTGTCAGACCAGGTTTTTCTTCACAAATCCTTACTCGGTTTTGGTATTAGTATTTTTTTTCTGCACAGGAATTGAGCaattttcttaattttttttatcatgTCCTTCAGATGAGAGGCTTAATGACATTGTTGGAAGTGCTTATTATGTGGCTCCTGAAGTTCTTCATAGATCTTACAGCACAGAAGCTGATGTGTGGAGTATAGGTGTGATAGCATATATTCTATTATGCGGTAGTCGTCCATTTTGGGCTAGAACAGAATCGGGTATTTTTAGGGCCGTTTTGAAAGCTGATCCAGGCTTTGAAGAAGTTCCTTGGCCATCCTTATCTTCAGAAGCAAAAGATTTTGTCAAACGCCTACTGAATAAGGACCCACGGAAACGAATATCTGCTGCTCAGGCACTGAGTGAGTTTTCTTGTAACCTCTAATATCAATGAGGTTCTAATAGGACATTTTCTTGAGATTCGTGCAATAATCTTGTGCTTTGCAGGTCATCCTTGGATTCGTAATTACAATGATGTAAAAGTTCCACTTGATATTTTAATATTCAAGCTCATGAAGACTTATATGAGATCATCATCTTTGCGCAAAGCTGCCTTAAGGGTGCGTATTTTGGTTTCTTAATACTTTCTAAATACATTATAATGCAATACAAATTTGCGATTAAAATTACGTTATTTTGGTTTTAATTGTATTAGTTAATTTATGCTCATCTCTTTGGCAGGCCTTGTCAAAGACATTAACTGCTGATGAACTCTATTATCTAAGGGAACAGTTTGCACTGTTGGAACCAAGCAAAAATGGCAGCATATCCTTGGAGAACATTAACAAGGTTTATTGTCATGTCATATCATATAAACTTGTAAGAAGCTTATTGTTTTGTAAGATAGAATAAGTTTTTCTCATTCATATTTTCTGGGCAGGCCTTGAAGAAATATGCAACAGATGCCATGAAAGAGTCTCGTATCACTGATTTTCTTTCCTCGGTAATAACACCTTGTTCTGTTATTGTAGATTCCGTTAATTTAAATGTTTCCTGTCTCACATGTTCCTGCCATTTCTGTTTTATTACAGCTGACTTCATTACAATATAGAAGAATGGATTTTGAAGAATTTTCTGCTGCTGCGTTAAGTGTGCATCAACTCGAAGCTCTTGATCGTTGGGAACAACATGCCCGCTGTGCGTATGAACTTTTTGAGAAAGACGGAAACCgggctattgtcattgaagaACTTGCTTCAGTAAGTTAAAATCAGTTCAGCCATAATTACTGTTATTTATTACATAATGGCGCATTTACAATTATTCTTTATAACTAATCATCATAATATTTATTCGAAATTTTTTAGGAACTTGGCCTTGGTCCATCTATCCCTGTTCATGTTGTTCTTCATGACTGGATACGTCACACCGATGGGAAGTTAAGCTTTCTCGGGTTTGTCAAATTATTGCATGGTGTATCTAGCAGAAGCATTGCAAAGGTCCAGTAATGATGTAAAGCAAAGGCTTGTGGTTCAATCATATATGAATTTGTGTCTATTGTGCTGAGCAATTGATGATTGTTTCCTTGGCATCTGAAGCTAATTGCAAGCATAGGCCATTTAAGTATAGTTTGATAATGAAGTGCAAAATGATTCTTTTGAAGGTGATCAAATTGTAAAATAGTCTACAGAACTGTGGCTTAAGAATTAAGATATGAATTGTAGGTTTAGAATTAGCTTTGCCTTGATGGGTGGTAATAATTTAGTGTCACTTGTCTTAATGAATGCTTTTGTATACATTTTACATTTGCAACTCTTATAATTTCTAATCTTGTTTTTGTTGTATGTGTGTATATTTTGCGCGAGTGTGTTGATTTAACATTTATTGAATCGATTACTTTTTCTAAATTACCTTGTTGTGATAAAATATTCAAGATAGATATGGGATGAAAGAAGAGATAGATATGGGATGAAAGAAGATAAATACAGAAAGTGCAACTTTTACGCCAACTAAAAATTAGCTTTTCTTAGTTTTTGGGAAAAAAAAAGTTATGATCCTTGCAACGCTTTCAAATATAGCTCATAACTCGTTGTGGTTAATTGAGGTGCCTAGAATGCTTTACATCATTGACTTACTATCCAGCTCTATTGACACTTTATGCCAGTCCAATTCACCTAACCATGATAGCCTCTAGAAAAGTCTTGATCAAGGCATTTTCATCTTCCAAATCTGAAGCAAAACACCACCAAAATTGCAACTTAAAAAGCCTTGGGGTCCCGTTTCTCTAATTTTTAAACCCTGAGAATATCTCATTCCAATTTCGCCACTTCTAGCATTTCTATTGACGGAATTTGCTTGCTAAAAACCCTTTTCTGTGATTACCTCTATCAGATGAGTTTATGTGTTTTTAGACTTTAGAAGTTGTATATAGTTTTATAAGATTCATATTACAAACAATTTTATAACTTTGCCGCACAAAAAGTAATGCACAACAAAAAGATGCTAAAACAACGTTAACAAGACAAAAGAACAGCTTTGACATTCAAGCATCAATTTACTGAGTTGTAATGCTACTATAAATTTCATCAGAGAACATAAATTTCTATTGACGGAATTTGCTTGCTAAAAAACCTTTTCTGTGATTACCTCTATCAGATGAGTTTATGTGTTTTTAGACTTTAGAAGTTGTATATAGTTTTATAAGATTCATATTACAAACAATTTTATAACTTTGCCGCACAAAAAATAAATTTCATCAGAGAACATGATAGTTTGGTAAACTGAATTATCAGCAGGGGAAAAGGATGTAAAAGGAACCCGCATTGCAGAATGATGAAAACCCTGCCATTAGAGTTAAGTTAAAGTTGTCTCACATTTCATTCAAAATCTAATGTTAGTACAGTAGTCCTCCACATCCACCAGACAAGGAGCCATTACAGTTGAAAACATCCACAAATCCTATAATCTAGTTCTACATCTGGTTACTAAAATCATTCAACATAAAATACATGAAACACATCCTAGAAGAGAAAAAAAAAATCTTCTATTCAACAAAACAAAAAATCTACATGAGGTGGTTCACCCTTACCATCAACAAGGCATCAAATTAAACAGTCACTATCTTGAAGAGAGCTTTTGGTGCAAATCCTCAGTCAGAACTTGCCTCAAGCTTTCCCCAAAGAAATACAAAGACTTCTCACTATCCAGCACCCTGGGTTGAGCTCCACTCTCATCAGGATCCTTCCACAGCTCTGGTTCAGGTTCCCTAGCAATTTGGCATAAATTATGCAAAACACAACAAGCCACAATGGTTTGTGGCACATGATGAAGACCCACATTCAACTCCTGAAGAATTGTCCACCTTCCCTTCAGCAAACCAATAGCTTCCACCACCACAGACCTTCCCTTCATAAGCATTCCATCAAACAGGTTCTGAGCAGGAGTACCCATCCCACTTGGAGAATAAGGGGTAAGCAAATACGGCAACAGAGGATAACACCAATCCCCAACAACATAAGGACGAACATGGTGACCTCGAACATTGACAACTTTGTCCCAAACAACATCCCCAGAAGTTAGACGCTGGTAAAGAAGACTATCCCTGAAATGGGTAGCATCATCTGTTCCGCCAGGAGCTTTCACACAAACATCCCAGAATATCTTCTTGTGGTCAGAAACAACCTGAAGAAGAACAGAAGGATACCCGTAACGCGAAAGATAGGTAGCAGGGTTAGAACTTGGACCAGAACGGAGCTTCACAGGGCTAGAGTCGATGGCCCCGCACATGTTGGGGAGTGAGGTGAGCTCTTCGAAGGATTGAGTGGTCTCCACGAGACGGCGGCGACCGACCGGGATTTTGATGAATTCCGGGTAGAGTTTGGTGGCGAGAAGACGAGTGACCATGTTGGTGATTTTTGTAACAAGGTAAGGTTCGAGGGAGTAACGAGAAGCGAGGGTTTTAGCAGAGAGGCCATGAGCAAGACGAGAGAGAACCATAGCGACTGCGTAATCGGAAGGGAGAGAGAGGTTAGAGACGGCGATGTGGGGTTTGAGTTTATCAACGACGGTGGTGAAGACAGGGTAAGAGAGACCGTAAAGGGAACGCCACTGAGCGTCACGGAGGGGAGGTTCAAGGGACCATATGTGTTCCGTTGAGAGAGCTCGGAAAGCTGCAACGGAGTAGTCGGAAGCGTTTTTATTGCGGCGGCGTTTGTTACGACGGCTGTTGTTGGAGGAAGGTGAGGATGGGGTACGTGTGGAAGCGACGTGGGAAAGGACAGAGGCCATGGTGAAGAGGAGGAGTGGTGCGATAGAGGAAGAGTGGAGGAGGGATGTGGTGGAGGAGGCGGAGGAAGTGGCGGTGGAGGAGAGTGTGTCGGCGGTTGGGTCGAGGGAGTTGTGGAGATGGAGGAGGTTTGAGAGCATTACTAAGAACCATTGATCCATCACTGGGTAGCGCAAGCTCTGTGttaaataaaaccctaatttggttTTAGTTTTTTCCCCAATTCGATTCGAATTAGGGCTTTTGTTTTGTGAGAAACGGATATGGTGATGAAGATTGAAGATCGATCTATAATGAGTGGAAGTTGAATGAATGTGTGTTATATTTGATGAGGGAGGAGAAGGTGTGGGTTGAAGATCTGAACCAGAAAGATGAGAGAATAAAGCATTTGTTGTGTGTCCTTTCTGGTGGTGATGGTGGTGATGGTGGTGGTGGCCGGTCACTACCGGGTTGAGCACCCACTACTTCAACTACCAACCCGtttcactttttttttttttttttaaagttagAAACAAAACAATCATGCCGTTTTTGTGGGACCACCTGTTACTATAGTATTTGTTGGAATTCtgtttatgtttttaatttatgtttttacttttaataaaattttcttaatatttagccatgttttattttaaaaagaGGTACTAACATATAGTTTATATTTGATGATTAATAATTTGTTTATAGATGATAAATTTATTGAAGTGTTAGATAAATTAACAGTTttattaattgattaaatataaagtaagataaaatatattttaaataataattttagtagttttattatcttttaaataatattattaaattatttttcatttggtAAAATTAAACATTATGATAAACACATGAAATGTATCCGCTTAATCACTTCGTCCATTCAGGCTTTGTGTTTGAGAGACTATGGACTGAAATGTCCTCGTTTGAGAGATTGCACTAGAATATCTCGAGTTAGACCTATTTATCATAGAACTGGCTCATTGAAAGTCAAAGAACTTGACATATTAACTATTAAGCTCGTAAATGACACAAATAATGTTTGGATAGAAAGTGAGTGAGACCGTGAGGACGTGATCAAGCTCTCCCACACCATATGTGACGTATCCCTTAGGAGAGCATATTAAACCACATTTTAAGTAAATCCATATAAACACCCCTAGTCAATGATTGAAGTGTTCATGGTCATATAAGTTAACCACATCTCCTACATTCAAGGGGTAACTCACCTTAATCACTTTGTTGGTGAGTTAAATCCCAGAAACATGTGGCCAAGTTTTTAGGAATTCAAACTAGTCGTCCAACAACAACGATTACTTAACCATAGAATGAATGAGGTAGTGAAGGAAGAGGTACTTAAGTTACTTGAGGTTAGGATTATTTATCCAATTTCTGACGGTTCATGGGTTAGTTTGGTACATGTAGTCCCTAAGAAGGGATGAATGTCAATCATCTAAAATAAGAAGAACGATTTGAAACTAACTCGTACAATTATTGGCCGGAGGATGTGCATAGACTAtaggaggttgaatcaggtgaCAAGGAAAGATCATTTTCCTCTACCATTCATGGACCAGATATTTGAGAGGTTGGCATGGACAAACGTGTTACTACTTCTTTGGCAGGTATTCGAGTTACAATCAAATTGTTGTGGACTCAACAAATCAAGAGAAAACTGCTTTCACATACCTTTTTAGAGTATTTGATTATCAGAGGGTGCCTTTTGATTTATGAAATGCTCCATCCACATTTCAAAGTTgtatgatttttattttttagatATGATTGAAAATTCTAAGGAGGTGCTTATGGATGTTTTTTCAATCTTTGGTAAAACATTTATTATTTGTCTTGATCATTTAAATGTTGTTTTAAAAATATGCATCGGAACCAATCATttaaattttatttcaaaaaGATGCATTGAAACCAGTCTTATGTCCTAGAGTCTTACGCACCCCCTTTTAATATCTTTGGTATGATAATATTGTTTAGATGAAATTTGAGCAATCCATATGGATACAAACTTTTAATTTATTATTCGACAATGATTTAGTACACTTACTAAACTATCCACCAGGTAGAATATGAGCGTATAATGGATTAGAATGAGGATTGAATATATTACCCCATAAACCTTTACAAGTTCCTCAATTGGTAGTAATCTAAAACAGTGTCTGCATGTTTGACGTACTCATCGGGGTCTCTTGTACCATCATTAGTTTCCATCTTTGAGGGCTTCTCCTACGACTTACGGATGTGGCATTTTATGATTCATTTTGTGAACATATTCCATCGACACTGGGAGACTGATTATTATGTAGATTTATGCTTATGCTTCCTTCAAGATGGTGGGAAAGAAGAAAGATCTCTTAGAAAATGACATTCAGGTGGTGTGCGACTGTTATCTCCGCCGCCAAATTCATATGGAGTCAAATTATTGTTATTATGAAGAAGGTGATGCCTCATTGAAACACCCGGGCTCTTATGTAATACCTTAGCTTTCTAACACAATCTAATTATCATACTATCATACCCCAAAATATACCCTACCCATCACAATATTCACCTAGGTCATTAACCCTAATCATATGCATACCTCTATGGTTagtcatttcatttgcataggTTTTGGTTCAATACAAGAGGACGTGTATCTTGGATTCAAATCATGGTTGTTTGCACCTAGTTAAAGTTAGGGTTTCCTAGAAACTTAAGGATGCTCATTCAATAAAAGCCCTAATTGGTGGCACATTTGGTCcttgtgtgtgtgcttggagttGATGATTCATCTATGACTTCTTGGtgaagcaaaaccctaatttggttACCCTTTCTTATGGAAACTACTAACCCTAATTTCATATGGGGCACAACCATTCACTTATGCATGGTTTATTGGCTTGTTCAATCTTTATTCAAGGTCTTTTGTCATTGGTTCATCTTGGGATTTCATTAGTTTGATTGAATCCAATTCAAGTCCCATCATTCCATTTAATCATTTCATTTGATCATTGCCATTCTTGGTGGTTCGCACATTTGTCTTTGGTTATGCAAGTGTGCTACAATTTCAATGTCTTGGTTGTTTGCTTATTGGCTTTTGGTCTATTCAATTAGTTTCAAAACCATATCATTTATTTCCTTGGTTAAGGTTTTGGTTTGTGCTTGGTTCATTGGATAATCAATCAAGTCTTCAGTTCAATTTCATTCATGTCCAATTCAATTCACTCAAATGCCTATTTTCATTCATATTTGTCCTTTCCATCACAGGTGACTGATCAATCACCAattatgctagacattccactatttaaccgtaaataagtcaggtaaactgtgtaaactgaagcatttttagttagatataagctcaattctataatattaagtgtgttgttactgatgagtttcttgaggatattttacactttttggtaTGGTAGCAGGTAAAAAAAgaactagtttggaagctcagggaatcaaacgtcagatgcgaaattgagcccgagcaagaaaacaGAAGTAAAAAATCAATatttggagaacctgctgtccatacgcgtatggccctacatgatacgcgtatggaccgtcccagtacgcgtagcatacgtatatgaccagagggatggaaaatccagccaaaagacaagcttctggtgatacgcgtaccagcatgggcaatacgcgtaccagactgggcaatacgcgtaccagcatgggcaatacgcgtatcagaggctgtgTTACGTCCTGTACGCGTTTCATAttaggcagtacgcgtatgggacagctcagtacgcgtatggagcacaaaaTCAGGAAAAGTCCAACTGAAGAGCTATTAAGAAGGAGAACACGATTTTCCGGGTGTTGGACGATTTGGAGAGAAAAgagacgcgttttgagagctggagactctacgaatatcaaaggattcatatgttcaagagttttccgacgattgaagattgattcctcacgaaattctgtaatgacaacaatgttaatctttgtttttatttcgattatgagtagctaaaccccccattgctaggggggtgaccctgattctgaatgtgacagatttgatgtttatgaatgcattgattatttcttcttttccattgatttgttcttattactgttctttatgctttattcgtcggaccaacgaatgat from Lathyrus oleraceus cultivar Zhongwan6 chromosome 7, CAAS_Psat_ZW6_1.0, whole genome shotgun sequence encodes the following:
- the LOC127100801 gene encoding CDPK-related kinase 5; protein product: MGGCTSKPQKPNPYAVRETEADPTQIPKTPLSPVADSHGRKDKDDVIAGKKSPFFPFYSPSPARFLKKSPSTPSRSTSSTPRRFFRRPFPPPSPAKHIRAVLARRQGKKETAAIPEDSEEAAGDLDKRFGFSKDFTSKLEVGEEVGRGHFGYTCSAKFKKGEHKGQQVAVKVIPKAKMTTAIAIEDVRREVKILRALNGHSNLVQFYDSFEDQENVYIVMELCEGGELLDMILSRGGKYSEDDAKAVMVQILNVVAFCHLQGVVHRDLKPENFLYTSKDESSELKAIDFGLSDFVRPDERLNDIVGSAYYVAPEVLHRSYSTEADVWSIGVIAYILLCGSRPFWARTESGIFRAVLKADPGFEEVPWPSLSSEAKDFVKRLLNKDPRKRISAAQALSHPWIRNYNDVKVPLDILIFKLMKTYMRSSSLRKAALRALSKTLTADELYYLREQFALLEPSKNGSISLENINKALKKYATDAMKESRITDFLSSLTSLQYRRMDFEEFSAAALSVHQLEALDRWEQHARCAYELFEKDGNRAIVIEELASELGLGPSIPVHVVLHDWIRHTDGKLSFLGFVKLLHGVSSRSIAKVQ
- the LOC127100802 gene encoding protein ANTAGONIST OF LIKE HETEROCHROMATIN PROTEIN 1, with the protein product MDQWFLVMLSNLLHLHNSLDPTADTLSSTATSSASSTTSLLHSSSIAPLLLFTMASVLSHVASTRTPSSPSSNNSRRNKRRRNKNASDYSVAAFRALSTEHIWSLEPPLRDAQWRSLYGLSYPVFTTVVDKLKPHIAVSNLSLPSDYAVAMVLSRLAHGLSAKTLASRYSLEPYLVTKITNMVTRLLATKLYPEFIKIPVGRRRLVETTQSFEELTSLPNMCGAIDSSPVKLRSGPSSNPATYLSRYGYPSVLLQVVSDHKKIFWDVCVKAPGGTDDATHFRDSLLYQRLTSGDVVWDKVVNVRGHHVRPYVVGDWCYPLLPYLLTPYSPSGMGTPAQNLFDGMLMKGRSVVVEAIGLLKGRWTILQELNVGLHHVPQTIVACCVLHNLCQIAREPEPELWKDPDESGAQPRVLDSEKSLYFFGESLRQVLTEDLHQKLSSR